The DNA sequence TGTAGAGCCGCGCGGTCTGCAGGCGGCCCTGCGCTTCGGCGGCGGCGTTGGCGCGGAAGTCGGCCAGCAGGTTGCCGGAGGCGACGATGTACTTGCCGTTCCAGGGGGTGCCGTTGCTGTCGGCGGGCAGCGCGCCGCCGCCGGCGACGATGGCCTGCTGGGGGTCCATGCCGCCGATGACGGCGGCCATCACGGGGTCCTTGACGGCTTCGGCCGTGGCGGTGGCGGGGGCCCCTTCGAGCAGGCGGGCGACCATCGTGGCGAGCATTTCCACGTGCCCGATCTCTTCGGTCGCGGTGTCCATGATCAGGTCCTTGTACTTGCCTTCGATGCGGCAGTTCCAGCCTTGGAAGAGGTACTGCATCGTCACGGTCATCTCGCCGTAGGCGCCGCCGATGAGCTCCTGGAGCTTGTGGGCGTAGACGGGGTCGGGCTTCTCGGGCTTCGCTTCGAACTGCAGCAGCTTGGTGTGACGGAACACGGTGTTCCCTCCGACGTCCGGGGTGGTGGTCGGACGGGGCTTT is a window from the Amycolatopsis sp. cg9 genome containing:
- a CDS encoding manganese catalase family protein, with the protein product MFRHTKLLQFEAKPEKPDPVYAHKLQELIGGAYGEMTVTMQYLFQGWNCRIEGKYKDLIMDTATEEIGHVEMLATMVARLLEGAPATATAEAVKDPVMAAVIGGMDPQQAIVAGGGALPADSNGTPWNGKYIVASGNLLADFRANAAAEAQGRLQTARLYNMTDDPGVKAMLQFNLARDTVHQKQWLAAIEELKADGLEDEIVPNALLDEEDQTHNHTIWHLSDGPDGAKGASWTTDAGLEYLMDPEPLGGPGTAPKPDPALYSTYAPLQDAKGTVKGKAKAAKKKLS